In Heyndrickxia vini, the sequence ATCATTTGTATCGCTAATAAAGTTATAGATTCCTGTCGTACCATTAAGCTTCACTTCATATCCCGTCTCTTCTTTTACTTCTCTGCAAGCAGCTTTACGAATGTCCTCTTTATTTTCAATATGTCCGGATGGAAAATTCCATTTATTTTTTGCGGATGGTTTGTTTTCTTTTATGAGTAAAACCTTTCCATCTTTTATGATGGAGACACTTACTACTAAAACGATTCCATTTTGAGTCATTTTTTCCCCCTAATTGGTGAA encodes:
- a CDS encoding NUDIX hydrolase, whose translation is MTQNGIVLVVSVSIIKDGKVLLIKENKPSAKNKWNFPSGHIENKEDIRKAACREVKEETGYEVKLNGTTGIYNFISDTNDQVILFHFTGEIIGGSLNLVEDEIVDSKWINVPGLIDFNQNEFRNAGVIKQIISRLQNEQIYSLEFFNEQIFH